CCAagaaaagtttgtacaccccagATTTAACTTAGCTCTAGTGATGAGCAACTTAAGCCAATACATCCGTAATGAAAACTATTAATAGGCCAAATCAGCAGCCCATCTGTCAAATACATCTGCCCTGTTCCGAGCGAGGTGTATTTTCGGAATTTAATGGTCTCTCGTTGTTCCAGTGCTTCTACCTTGCTCCATACCTGACCTATAGTGTAGGATGACCTATGTTcacattttgcatttttgtctgCGTGAGAGTAAGAATGCGTGCGAGTGTTTAATGTATTAACGCTCCTGTTGTTCCACATCAGGAACCACTGTATTTACTTTTGTCCCGTGCCATTGTTGGTAAGTCCCATGTGGTGGTTGATTATAGCATCAATGTTTAAAATAGACATTCCTGAGACATTCCTCATTCAAGCGTGAAAAGGAAAGGGGGTTGATTTCGTGCCCTCACACTGGGTGGGGGGAGATTACTGTCACCTCAGTGTATTCTTGAAACCACCACTAAAGCTAATTCTAGTGCCGCATCATGTTTTATGTTTGGTCCAGGCAAGCTTATGAATCGTCTGCACGTACAGGACATCTTACAGAGAGAAAATTTTATAGTTCATAACTGATACAGCTCATTGTACTCTCTTGGAGAGGTTCTTGAGTGTTTTTGTTCACCGTTTCATAACATGATTTAAATTCTGCTGTGTTCTAGGCAAAAGGGCCAAGAGATGGAGCTCTGTTGTCCAATGAGAATGCACGTCCAGTGTCCAGGGAAGGTGTGGCGTGGAAGGGCCCTCGTACAGTGGTCCTGCAGAAGAACTCTCAGGGCTTTGGGTTTACATTGCGGCATTTCATAGTGTACCCACCAGAATCTGCCCTCCACACCTCTGTGAAGGTAATGCAGCACAGGTCCACATCAAATCTGTTTATCTATATTATTAGCAATAAGGTCATTGTTGTATAAAGGTACATGCCCCCAAGCTGCCACACTGCCTTTCTCTATTTGCTGCTGGTAGGCATGGCTGTAGTTACAGAAATCAAGTGAACAACATTTAAGCAATATCGCACAAGCAAGAGGGTATATTATACTGAATACAAAATGTGCTGGAAGTCAGTATAACAGCACGATTGCTTTAATACAGCAGAAATGAATATCGAGTAactgacattttggacacaatatggcttttttttgccaataatttgtttatttttactctgCGATTGAAAATAGATCCCGAAGAAGCCACACTCACAGATAGCCTGTTGACTAGTTGGCTAGAAAGCTCAcaatgatttgtacattcccgtCAAAAGTGCATCTGGTGAAATTGGCTTCCCTTCTTCATTTTCACCTTCATCTGATGAGCTTTCTTATTTTAAGACGCACGTTACATTCACGAAAAAAGTATCgcttgccatgtctgctgattaTTTCGCTAACTATCCTGCAGtaacgttgttttgtttttacgtGGCGAACACAGACAAGCAGAGTTTTCCAAACAGTGAAACGTCCCAGTGCAGTCATACTAAATATGAGCACTCTTGGAACACCGCTTGTCCgatcaaattagtggactggaAAAACTTGTTGTATAATGAACCATAACAAATGTGTTTGGGGAGTAAACAATTTTATACTCGGTTTGCTATTTTtgcattcatatttaatataaaagatTACAACGAAATAAGAGGAAATTCTAGACATGAGGCATGAGTGTGTTTTACTTGTAAGTCAAACTTTTACTTGAGTTTGCTTGCTTAATTTCACACAGCTATTATTAGCTAGTAACCTAATgattttcatattatttaaaCTATGTAAGCACAAGTTCTTGTTTTGAATAATGCAGTAAAAGTAGGTGTTCCGCGTTGTACGTTATTTAAAAAGGAATTTAAAGTCTTTCCTCTCAGAAGATGTCTACCTTTGACAAGACTGGTTTAGCATGATATAACAAACAGACTTATTCACATAAAGTTGAGCTCTGCTGAACTTTTTCTGTCCATGGCAAGCCATACTGTATTTTGCTGTACATGTGGACATGTACCATAATACTTCACAGCATGGTATCTGGAAATTCATGTTTAGGCACTTTCATAGCTGATCTTTTCCCATTGTTGCAATTCATGTTCATACTACTCCCTTGGTATTGGCATAACATAATTTGCTGACCCCTGACCTCAGCCACAGCAGTTGCAAGGTTCAATCTTTCAGACAGTCATGAGAGTTCACGAGTTCAAAGCaatctgcagaaaaaaaagaccttAATCATAATCTCCCTGTGTGCTATGGCCCTCACTCCTGTGTCCTGCAGTGCGCTCCTGTCCCCCAACTCCGGTAGTAGTAAAGGGGTCAGGACAGATAGACGCTTACTTCTCTGACTCTAAAGCCTCCTGCTTTTGTGCGTGTGTCAGGAATGAGATGTGTCAGCAAAGCCCCAAAGCCTGCGCACAGCCAGATCCAACCAGACTGACCACTCagctcttgtgtgtgtgtgtgttttttgaagatgaagGGATTGGGTGTTATCCTGTACACCTTGTTTATGTGTGACAGTGTTTGTGTATGCAATTATTAGTGTGGTTGGGTGTTCACAGTGCTATTGTTAGCTAGTCTAGTCAGTAATATGAACTGTACTCTAGCTTGTGTTTATGACCTTACCACTTGACAGTGCACAATGGTTCCCTCTGTTGGTACATAGATTATATTACATGAACAACTCATGgctctgtatttgttttttttttctttcttaggATGTAGAGAACGGCAATGGAAAAGGTTAGTTTCAGCAGTGATTACAGTATTTTTCTCATCTACATACATTTCAACGGTGTGAGTTTATGTGGGCCTCTAAATTAGATCGTACTGTTTTCCTCAGGGAATCATAAGGGTCGCCTGGAGCCAATGGATACTATTTTTGTGAAGAGCGTTAAAGAGATGGGTCCTGCCCACCAGGCTGGGCTCTGCACAGGTAGGATATACTAAAGCTCTAGTATATTCAATAACGCACGAGATGCAGTCCACTGTTTGTAttaaatgtgtgtctgtgtgttcttgtgttttgtgtgtagGAGACCGACTAGTAAAAGTAAATGGAGAGAGTATTCTGGGGAAAACCTACTCTCAGGTTATAGCACTAATCCAAAACAGGTAGGGGAATGTGTATGAGTTTCACAGCCTACTAGTGCTTTGCTCGATGTATGCCTAATGCCTAATGTATTTGCACAGATAACATTCTTCAGTTATGCATTTGTGCTTATTAGaccattgtgtttttgtgtagtAAGAGTGTGCTGGAGCTTTCCATTATGCCTAAAGATGAGGATGTACTCCAGTTGGTAAGTGTGAGTATAACTTTCTGCTGTTCATCCTCCTCTCCTGTTTCTCTCCCAGATACCCACTGCGTTAATTTCCATTTTTGTCTTTGAGATAGATAAGATACTGACAACTACTTAGTGATTAGCCTTGTTGTATGATAATGCTactgctattaaaaaaaaagtgctttgaCTTACCCTTTAcccttttttctccttttgcCCCTCCTCTTTTAATCTTTTCATACATGTGTAAATCTGCTTCTGTATTTTCCACACACAGGCATACTCTCAAGATGCTTATCTGAAAGGGAATCTACCATACAGCGGAGGGGCTCAAAACCTTCCAGAGCCTCCTCCAATCTTCTACCCTCGCAGCAAACCCACCTCCTCCGGTATGCCTGGCAACCTGAACTGCAGGCGTGGGTCAGCTGGTCTCATAGACAGCCGCTCCATGGGTGACAGTACTGGGGGTACAGGCCAACGCTTAGATGTCCCAAGCCGCCATACACTTCGTAACCAGCGTGCTCGCTCCTCAACCATAGCCATCAGCCCTCTGGATTTTCACTTTGCCAACCACAGTGCGGCCATCACCTCAGCCTCACTGCCCTACCAACGGAAGGGCAGCCTTCCACTGTCGCAGAGTGAGCTGTGTCACCAGGCCCTGGCTAAATGGTACCACAGCCAGACAGAGCGCCCAGGCATGTCCCACCACCACCGCAGCATCTCTCAGGACACACTGCTATGCCACTATGGGACAGCCATGGGAGTCAACCAGTCCCCTTACATAGACTCGTGTTGGATGGGTAGATGGGGTATGACTGGGGCGCATCAATCAAACCTCTCCTGCTCAGAAAATCTACTGCCTGCTTATGCTGAATACGATAGCCATGGGCGCTCGCTAGAGAAATTGGACAAGGCCGTTGCATTGGTTTCACCTCGTTTTGAGAAGTTGGCTTGTGCCCCACAGAGCGGTCAGCCAGTCAGAAAAGAAGAGCAGCCCTGCCTGACCAATCAAcatgcagtaatttgtgcagATGTGCCACCCCTGGGCCGGGGATTCAGCCATGCCCAGGATCAGACAGGCTCTCATTCTTATCATTCAGCCCAGCCCAGATGTTTGCCCACACAGACAGTAGATGACCAGATGGTGGGCTACCGCAGCTATAGTCCCTCTTTCTGTCGCAAAGCAGGCCACCTCATGCAGCAGGCTCACTCTTTTAAAGATTCCTCCTACACTGGTCCTCACCTCAGCTGGACCACGCCTAAAACTAGTCCCCCAGATAGTGCACCGTCTTCAGGCAGAGATTCGTCCCCTCTGTCCATGTCTTCCACTGCTGAGACGCAGAACTCTGCAAAGGAAAGCTCAGATAGTGGACCAACAGTGGAGGAGCCTGTTCATGCACAGATGCAAGAGGTAGTCCTCAGACAAAAGCCTCCCTATGCCAAATGTACCCCCCACGCAATGCGCCACCCAAACTATGCTGTGCCTGTGGATCTACTCGAACCTCCTGTTGCCTCGGCTCCTGCGCGGTCCAATGGTAACCTGCAAACCCTGCCTGTGGAGCAGGACTCCCTGGCTTCCATTCCCTTTATAGGTCAGTATAGGAGCACCTCTCCACAATGGTTGCTTGCTTGTCACCTTTCCTCAGTGGTTGCATGTTTTAGCTTGTGCTGGaaaaatcttattattaaaattttatgctgtttaaaaaaaactaaatctgAAATCTGCCTATGACAGTCTACTGGAAACTACACTCTCTAAATGATAGCATTTAACAGTATTCCCAGTCAATGaggaaaatatttactttttcacGAATAATAGATCAGGTTATGATGATTGAAATATGATCTAATATCTAATATCTATACTGTAAGACAAATTTCAGAGAACTTGTGAGAACACGCTACAGAAAGGAATATGACTATAAGGATCTATACTGAGTTTGAATCAAAATCTCTTTGAATGCGGGAGTCTAATGCAAGGGCATGGCCAGATGATTGGTATCAGGTGGTAACTGCCACCCTCAGTGTAAGCTTTACCAACCCAATTGCTGCCCTAACTCTAAGCTAAGCTTAGACAACTATCACGCCTATGCAGTTAATGGAGACGAAATTAATTGTATCTAGCCCATGTTGATTTAAAtcattattggaaaataaatataattagtATAAGGAACTACAGAGCAGCTATAAAGCCAACACCTTAATGTAATTGTAGTACATGGCTATTCATTTTGCAACCCCCTCCCTCCCGCACTCCCCCACCCGTCCCCTGTTGCCACTCCATGTCTATAAACCTGGACATACCACTGGCTCTAGGCTTTGTAAATATGATGGAATTAAAGCAACTATTATTGCAGGTTTCTAGACAGGAACATACAAAGCTCTGCAaccacagcagcagcaacatgTAACACCTAACAatcatataacagcatgtttagATGAGTCATGAAGACTCTTATCGGTTGAcgtctcagaaataaagattcTTAATGAATACAAAATTATCAGTACACTTTTCGAGGATTTTGCAGTGATGTAAGAGTCACTCACAGTATAATTAAAGAAAGGGGCTACATTTACCAAATCAAAAATAGATATTAATCGATCGTAGAAATTCACCTACTGTAATTTCCGTTGTTCCTCACATACTACATGAAAGTTTAAGCTATCTATTGCTATCGAAAGTGTGTATGTTGTGAGAGTTAAGCCAGTTGGAGTGGATGTGTCTTGTTCCTCAGCAAACCTCACCCTTGTTGTCCTTAATTTCCCTTTATCCCCATCATTTTTACTCCTTCCTCACAGATGAGCCCACCAGCCCCAGTGTAGACCTGCTTGCCCAGCACGTGCCCGCCTCCTCTGTGGTGTCCAGCAGCCTATGCCAGGCACCTATCCTGTCCAGCAGCCCTGTCCCTCCCCCCCTTACCTCCCCTCTCACCCATCTCCTCGACACAGACTGCAGTGAGTGCTTCCTCAACTAACACCCTGTCTGATTATCTTTGTCCCGACTGATGGTTATTTGAGCCCTGCTATTTCCTATTAGGTCCACTACATCAGTTTAACTGTTAGCATCTGCCTTGCTTCTTCCTGTCTCCCTTTCACAGTTCATCTTCCACCAGTGCGTTCCACCTTTCATCTGTCCTGAGCATCAGCAGTGTCCATGTCTCTATCACTGTTCCACCTGTCGTTTTGACACTGCTGTATGCCACAAGACTCTTCAAACCGAATGTTTCCTCTTATTGTCAAGCTCATGTGTCCGTCTCTCTCCTGTCATGCTTTTTGTCCACCATCTGCTGTTTATTTCCATTTCAATTTCCCTTTCTAACAGCCATCATCTGTTTCCTCCATTTCACATTGCTTGCAACTGCAGGGTGCAAATTTAACAGGCATTCATTCAAACATTGGCAAATATTGCTAATGACTGGTAAGTCAAGTTCATCAGACCCACCTGATGCCAGTTTAGCATTTAGTCACATGACTGCACATTTAgtcaccccccccaaaaaatataTGCAGCTTGATTTTCTCtagattttttttgaaaaatcacATTCATGTCTGTAGTtcttatatttatgtatatttccCTTTACCTCATAGATCCTcgttctctttttatttactgaacagGCACTGTCAAGAACAGCCGTCGCTCTTCCTACCTGCTGGCCATCACAACTGAGCGCTCCAAGTCTTGTGATGAGGGTCTGAACACATTCAGAGATGAAGGCCGTGTGTTTATGTGAGTGTTTAAGACCCTTATTCTGGAGGATTGTTTTAGAGACATAGTCTGTTCTGGTTTACCTGCTgaatttaaatgtgtaataagCATATATTGCTTTGTTTGTCAGTGTACTTCACAATAATTACtatgtaataataacaataacaataataataataataataattcagtaatTATCGAACAATATATACATCACATCATGTAAATAGCAGTTaactgatgttttctttttctaatgTTGTATTACCTCTACAGGAGATTACCAAAAAGAGTCAAAAGCTTTTTTACAGAGGGTGTAAGTTCATCCATATCCTTCACAATATAGAAGGCTTGTTTTGCCCAGAATGTAAATTTATTCTGTGGATAATTGTGGGTATCTCTTTGTTCAGTCCCTCGAGAGTCTGCGAGTGGCAGAGGAAGCGCGCTCCAAACGCCACTCCACCTCTGAGCTTGGCAACATCACACTAACGGATATCAGAAAAGAGGGCTGGCTGCACTACAAACAGATCCTTACAGAGAAGGGCAAGGTCTGACTCATGTTCACTCCGCCCTACTGATTGGTTAATTCAGCCAAATAGTGCAAACAAAGCAAACAAGGAAAGATTGTGTACTAATTGACACAGCTTagatatagtatatatattgtacataaATATTTTCCTAATTCCTCCTGTATGAAGAGAAAGGGCTATTTGTTTTTGACATATATTAAGTTTAGcaatgttattaatattttaacaacGGTCTTAACAGACTTCCATGTCCTCATAAAATTATCCGCTGTACATGCTGATAAAGACTGATGAGTATCAGCAGTATATTCCTAATAATGGTGCCTGAGAGAAGTTAGTGAGAGAGTACTTTAACCTGATATGGTCAGTTCAGCTGaatattcacatttacatttattcatttaagagacacttttatccaaagtgacttgcaaatgaggaaatgcatGCAATTATGCCACCAACACATTTTGCAGGAGAGCTTAAGAGCACCTGTGAGAAAGCCTGAAAGCACACTTACAAAGTACACAGTTACAATGTGGTAAAAACCTTATGCAGCACATCTTATCAGCATTTCTGTGATGCTGTCTTTTCCATACAGAAAGTTGGTGGTGGTATGAGGCCATGGAAACGGGTCTTCTCTGTGCTGCGCTCCCATTCACTCTTTATGTACAAGGACAAGCGTGAGGCAGTGCTCCATGGAGCTGGGTCATTAGgccatggtggtggtggtggtggtggtggtgaggaTGAGCAGCCCATCAGTATCCGTGGCTGCTTGATTGACATAGCTTACAGCGAGACGAAGCGGAAACACACACTACGACTCACCACACAGGACTTCTGTGAGTACTTGCTCCAGGCAGAGGACCGGGACGACATGTTGAGCTGGATCCGCATCATCCGTGAGAACAGCAAGACTGACAACGAGGTAAGTCAGCCACGCATCATTCACCTCTATGCTAATCTACACTCaccgagcactttattaggaacacctacagatacacctactcattcatgcagttatctaattcGCCAATCAGTGGCAgaagtgcagtgcataaaatcatgcagatacgggccagcagcttcgagtaatgttcacatcaaccatcagaatggggaaaaatgtgatctcagtgattttgaccgtggcatgacTGTTGGTGCCAGAGaggctggtttgagtttttCTATAACTGATGATCTCctcggattttcacacacaacagtctctagagtttattcAGAATGgtgccattaaaaaaacacatttgtgaGCAGCATTTCTGCAGATGGAAACACCTTCTTGATGAGAGAGGTGaacagagaatggccagactagtTCAGTCTGACAGAAAGTGTACAGTATATCAGCTagccactctgtacaattgtggtgaacagaaaatcatctcagaatgcacaacatgccgAACCTTGAGacagatggactacaacagcagaagaccacatcaggttccacgtctgtcagccaagaacaaaaagctgaggctgcagtgggcacagttcaaaactggacagttgaagattggaaaaacgtAGTCCGGTCTGATGAATCTACATTTCTCCTGAGgtacacagatggtagggtcagaatttgacgccgacagcatgaatccatggacccaacctgccttgtgtcaacagtccaggctggtggaggtggtgtaatggtgtaggaaaagttttcttggcacactttgggcccgttaataccaatcaatcatcacttgaacttatttgagtattgttgctgactatATACATCCCTTCATGgtcacaatttaccatcttctaatagTTTCTTCAGAATGATAGTGTACCATGTCACAAAACAAAAGTCATCTCatactggtttcatgaacatgacaatgagttcagtgttcttcactggtcttcccagtcaccggatctgaatccaatagaacacctttgggatgtggtagaacgagagattcacagcatgaaagtgcacctggaAATCTGCAGGGATTAGGtaatgcaatcatgtcaacatgaacGAGAATCtgaaaggaatgtttccaacatcttgtggaattcATACCATGAAGAATTGACACTGTTTTAGAGCAAAGAGAGttcctacccagtattagtatagtgttcctaataaagtgctcagtgaataTATATCATATTTTCCAATAGCAACAATggtctgtaatgtttttttcccaaatGTTTGTAATATGTATATTAAGTATTAGTTAATGAAGTATTTATCTTTTCATAGGAGCTTGGTTTTTCCAGACAGGCCCTCATCAGTAAGAAACTAAATGATTACAGGAAACAAAGGTAAACTGATAAAGTGTAACTCCACTATAGAAATAATGTATAAACCAGTGGGGTAGATAGAAGATATGGCAAAATGATCATATCCTGAGAGTATTTTCACAGTACGCAGTGTACTACATATTCAAGTCCTATGAAAAAGAAGTGCAAttggtcagtgttatagatgtACAGATAATACCTGTAATATCTCAGGAAAGGGTTTTCAGACAAGATTATTGCGATATTCATATTATATGGTCATATTACCCAGCACATATTGCAGTGTGAGTTTCTGTCATGCACATAATCTCTTATTATCGTGTCTTTCTGACATCCACAACAGCCTAACAGGTACTAAGCCAGACACTTCTCCCAGAGTCCACAGGATGATGCAACCGTTTCTCCTCTCAAAGACGGACAGCAGCTCAGGAGTGAACCGATCCCTAAAGACAGAGAGCAAAGGTTAGTCCTACACAGTCATATTGGAGAACACATGAATCAGCATGTATCTCTGCACAGCAAAGAAGTGACTAGTTAAATGTGTCCCTAACcacactctgtctctttctattaGAGGAGAGCAGTCCCCCTAAGGCTACATGGAGTATCAACAttatgaaaaaaggaaagaaagcagGTCCTAAGGCCTTTGGGGTTAGACTTGAGGACTGCCCTCCGGGAGCCAATAATAAGGTGAGCCGACGTGCAACAGTGAAGTAACACTGAAGAGAGACTTATGTGGCAAAATTCCTTGCTCTGATTATTGAGAGgaccttttgagtctggtttgtCTGAATGTTTATTCTTTATTCCATCTCTGGCTTTTCCTTGCTACTTTCCCTCTGAcatgctcattagggatctagatcaGGATGTCTGTTAAGCTGAATGTCTGAGttgaataaaattgaaatgaaaagcTTTGGTAGGTAAATTTGAACAATTTAGTGTTGGCAATATTCCAGCCGTTGTATTGGCAGTAAAGTGTATTGGATGTATTTTGGTTTTGTAGTTTGTGCCTCTGATAGTGGAAACCTGCTGCAACCTGGTGGAAGAGATGGGTTTGGAATATACAGGGATCTACAGAGTGCCAGGGAACAATGCCATGGTGTCCACCCTACAGGACCAACTCAACAAGGGCATGGAGATCAACACTGCTGAAGAGGTGAGaaacacaggcagacagatacaGAGTAAGCCAGAGAAGTGGCACCAGTCTCACGTGTGTTATTTCTCCACAGAGATGGCAGGACCTGAATGTAATCAGCAGTCTCCTTAAGTCTTTCTTTAGGAAGCTTCCAGAACCTCTTTTCACTGATGGTAAATGAATTCCCTACAGTCATATTCCAGCACTTATTTCAatgtgtgtaggagtgtatCTGCTCACATTGCTCACTGCTGCCCTCTGCCTTCAGACAAATACAATGATTTCATCTATGCCAATCGATTAGAGGACGCTGGAGACCGGTTGAAGACAATGAGAAAACTGGTAGGAAGATACAGTTTTAATTGCGGAGTGCTAGAGAGATGTTGCATTTCCTTAATGACCTTTCAGCAATAATAGCGTTCACttgcatatttaatttttttttttctttcctggtAATGTTGTCTTATTGTGTTTTCTGTGTCTCTTTCACAGATCCGTGACTTGCCTGATCATTGCTACCACACACTTAAATTTTTGATCAGCCATCTTAAGCGAGTGGCTGATCACTCAGCGAAGAATAAGGTGGGGTGTCACTGGTTACCATACGAGTCAAAATAAACTCAGCGAATTAGACTCATTATTTGTAGAACGACAATATAAATGGTTAATAGGTTTTTGGCTCTGGCCATGTACAACATCAGACGGAGCAGGCTcttcatcatttattttattacaaataaaatcataaagGCCTACTCATTTTAAGCATAACATTTCACTTGGACTAGGGATGTCAATTTACACAAATTTCCATGGTCGATCATTTAAATTAATGAtcaattaatcgattaattgtTAGCCATAATACCGCAAGATACGTCTACTGCAGTGACATATAGCCACTGGCATGACAGTGTGTGAAAACACCAGCTTCCTCAACCAAAAGAAAaggttttttattataaataataggCTAGTAGGACTGTAAAATGAATCGATGGGATTATGATCATTTTATAAAGTGACTTATTTAATAACCAAATATAATGACTATAATATACAATGTGTCACTAACGCCGTCTCAGATGTACGCTCTGGCAACAGAGTGCATGTGAGT
This is a stretch of genomic DNA from Ictalurus punctatus breed USDA103 chromosome 13, Coco_2.0, whole genome shotgun sequence. It encodes these proteins:
- the arhgap23b gene encoding rho GTPase-activating protein 23 isoform X5, translated to MAQAKGPRDGALLSNENARPVSREGVAWKGPRTVVLQKNSQGFGFTLRHFIVYPPESALHTSVKDVENGNGKGNHKGRLEPMDTIFVKSVKEMGPAHQAGLCTGDRLVKVNGESILGKTYSQVIALIQNSKSVLELSIMPKDEDVLQLVSAYSQDAYLKGNLPYSGGAQNLPEPPPIFYPRSKPTSSGMPGNLNCRRGSAGLIDSRSMGDSTGGTGQRLDVPSRHTLRNQRARSSTIAISPLDFHFANHSAAITSASLPYQRKGSLPLSQSELCHQALAKWYHSQTERPGMSHHHRSISQDTLLCHYGTAMGVNQSPYIDSCWMGRWGMTGAHQSNLSCSENLLPAYAEYDSHGRSLEKLDKAVALVSPRFEKLACAPQSGQPVRKEEQPCLTNQHAVICADVPPLGRGFSHAQDQTGSHSYHSAQPRCLPTQTVDDQMVGYRSYSPSFCRKAGHLMQQAHSFKDSSYTGPHLSWTTPKTSPPDSAPSSGRDSSPLSMSSTAETQNSAKESSDSGPTVEEPVHAQMQEVVLRQKPPYAKCTPHAMRHPNYAVPVDLLEPPVASAPARSNGNLQTLPVEQDSLASIPFIDEPTSPSVDLLAQHVPASSVVSSSLCQAPILSSSPVPPPLTSPLTHLLDTDCSTVKNSRRSSYLLAITTERSKSCDEGLNTFRDEGRVFMRLPKRVKSFFTEGSLESLRVAEEARSKRHSTSELGNITLTDIRKEGWLHYKQILTEKGKKVGGGMRPWKRVFSVLRSHSLFMYKDKREAVLHGAGSLGHGGGGGGGGEDEQPISIRGCLIDIAYSETKRKHTLRLTTQDFCEYLLQAEDRDDMLSWIRIIRENSKTDNEELGFSRQALISKKLNDYRKQSLTGTKPDTSPRVHRMMQPFLLSKTDSSSGVNRSLKTESKEESSPPKATWSINIMKKGKKAGPKAFGVRLEDCPPGANNKFVPLIVETCCNLVEEMGLEYTGIYRVPGNNAMVSTLQDQLNKGMEINTAEERWQDLNVISSLLKSFFRKLPEPLFTDDKYNDFIYANRLEDAGDRLKTMRKLIRDLPDHCYHTLKFLISHLKRVADHSAKNKMEPRNLALVFGPTLVRTSEDNMTDMVTHMPDRYKIVETLILHHAWFFTDELMDKDEKTPEDQRDEQPIPNIDHLLSNIGRTAPLGDASDSTNSDSAKSKGSTISKKDVSAKDFLPLSIISAVTRKRKKHRSACPTDSSSDEDSEHEPVKASNYGELSENVGNETDGGHEESKIGCAAQSTGSQTTEVDEKDVEGKRMMEAHEGGEQEVEGRESTGSQQEDDGIRVDVSVRAQLGQEQPQRPRSFLYSHQNSPAQSVTDQSTSSPSSPCTSDAHRLSQVNSASRKKLRGERARPRSLYEEPGLERAVGLARVKASLVRGQERLRQAMSPSRDPSVQPSWLSQVHANFLSSANDLWRSGTQRRHASPETRRRRRDWRRHTVVGNSGES
- the arhgap23b gene encoding rho GTPase-activating protein 23 isoform X3, which produces MNGVAFCLVGIPPVSQSEAKGPRDGALLSNENARPVSREGVAWKGPRTVVLQKNSQGFGFTLRHFIVYPPESALHTSVKDVENGNGKGNHKGRLEPMDTIFVKSVKEMGPAHQAGLCTGDRLVKVNGESILGKTYSQVIALIQNSKSVLELSIMPKDEDVLQLVSAYSQDAYLKGNLPYSGGAQNLPEPPPIFYPRSKPTSSGMPGNLNCRRGSAGLIDSRSMGDSTGGTGQRLDVPSRHTLRNQRARSSTIAISPLDFHFANHSAAITSASLPYQRKGSLPLSQSELCHQALAKWYHSQTERPGMSHHHRSISQDTLLCHYGTAMGVNQSPYIDSCWMGRWGMTGAHQSNLSCSENLLPAYAEYDSHGRSLEKLDKAVALVSPRFEKLACAPQSGQPVRKEEQPCLTNQHAVICADVPPLGRGFSHAQDQTGSHSYHSAQPRCLPTQTVDDQMVGYRSYSPSFCRKAGHLMQQAHSFKDSSYTGPHLSWTTPKTSPPDSAPSSGRDSSPLSMSSTAETQNSAKESSDSGPTVEEPVHAQMQEVVLRQKPPYAKCTPHAMRHPNYAVPVDLLEPPVASAPARSNGNLQTLPVEQDSLASIPFIDEPTSPSVDLLAQHVPASSVVSSSLCQAPILSSSPVPPPLTSPLTHLLDTDCSTVKNSRRSSYLLAITTERSKSCDEGLNTFRDEGRVFMRLPKRVKSFFTEGSLESLRVAEEARSKRHSTSELGNITLTDIRKEGWLHYKQILTEKGKKVGGGMRPWKRVFSVLRSHSLFMYKDKREAVLHGAGSLGHGGGGGGGGEDEQPISIRGCLIDIAYSETKRKHTLRLTTQDFCEYLLQAEDRDDMLSWIRIIRENSKTDNEELGFSRQALISKKLNDYRKQSLTGTKPDTSPRVHRMMQPFLLSKTDSSSGVNRSLKTESKEESSPPKATWSINIMKKGKKAGPKAFGVRLEDCPPGANNKFVPLIVETCCNLVEEMGLEYTGIYRVPGNNAMVSTLQDQLNKGMEINTAEERWQDLNVISSLLKSFFRKLPEPLFTDDKYNDFIYANRLEDAGDRLKTMRKLIRDLPDHCYHTLKFLISHLKRVADHSAKNKMEPRNLALVFGPTLVRTSEDNMTDMVTHMPDRYKIVETLILHHAWFFTDELMDKDEKTPEDQRDEQPIPNIDHLLSNIGRTAPLGDASDSTNSDSAKSKGSTISKKDVSAKDFLPLSIISAVTRKRKKHRSACPTDSSSDEDSEHEPVKASNYGELSENVGNETDGGHEESKIGCAAQSTGSQTTEVDEKDVEGKRMMEAHEGGEQEVEGRESTGSQQEDDGIRVDVSVRAQLGQEQPQRPRSFLYSHQNSPAQSVTDQSTSSPSSPCTSDAHRLSQVNSASRKKLRGERARPRSLYEEPGLERAVGLARVKASLVRGQERLRQAMSPSRDPSVQPSWLSQVHANFLSSANDLWRSGTQRRHASPETRRRRRDWRRHTVVGNSGES